A genomic window from Paenibacillus sp. FSL K6-0276 includes:
- a CDS encoding EAL domain-containing protein — protein MLQRNKHKNSISKQTFNPVRGSLKIAVIYFIVGCLWIPITDKAVSTFTRDPEWIRLINIIKGWFFILITAWLIFALILGTLKRIKRIEKKLDLAYRERVSAHENLEAAYEEITATEEELRQQYDQLIENQEKLALNEERMHYLAYHDLLTGLPNKLAFYENGLRILELNNIAALMFIDIDYFKYVNDTMGHEFGDRLIVKVSERLVSLVGSSGEVYRFAGDEFIVLLYSIENSQCITSVASHIIAGFKDAIEMDDSLLHVSLSIGISTHPEHGSNIMELLKCADIAMYKAKDAGKGQIIVFDQPLNDTFTERMNIEKQLYNALEKNELEVFYQPQIDLTQNRVTGLEALMRWNNPILGMVPPDKFIKIAEDSHLIIPLGAWVLRTACAFLKSLHEQGLSHLTMSVNISMLQLLQSDFNELVLDTLQASGLDPEYLELEITESVLVESYEYVSSKLTELRAYNIKIALDDFGTGYSSLSYLTHMPISTLKIDKSFIDSIRTGTHQAVLVEQIIMIGKRMNMCVIAEGVEQTVQLDYLQEQGCDKIQGYLFSKPQSAQSVQELLTEWEKVSSLNE, from the coding sequence ATGCTTCAAAGAAACAAACACAAAAATTCCATATCCAAACAAACCTTCAATCCTGTTCGGGGTTCCTTAAAAATCGCCGTAATATATTTTATTGTAGGGTGCTTATGGATCCCCATAACAGATAAGGCCGTTTCCACTTTTACGCGAGATCCGGAGTGGATAAGACTTATTAATATAATTAAAGGCTGGTTCTTTATTCTCATAACGGCTTGGCTTATCTTTGCACTAATTCTAGGTACTCTCAAACGGATTAAAAGGATCGAAAAGAAACTGGATCTTGCCTATAGGGAAAGGGTAAGCGCACACGAAAATCTAGAGGCCGCCTATGAGGAAATCACAGCTACTGAAGAAGAACTCAGACAGCAATATGATCAGCTCATTGAGAATCAAGAGAAGCTAGCTTTGAATGAAGAAAGGATGCATTATCTGGCTTATCATGATCTATTAACCGGCTTGCCCAACAAATTAGCTTTTTATGAGAATGGGCTTCGCATTTTGGAACTGAACAACATTGCAGCCTTAATGTTCATCGACATTGATTACTTCAAATACGTAAATGATACGATGGGCCATGAATTTGGTGACCGGCTAATTGTTAAGGTTAGTGAGAGATTGGTCTCCCTAGTTGGGAGTAGTGGAGAAGTGTATCGTTTCGCTGGGGATGAATTCATCGTTCTTTTATATTCTATCGAGAACAGTCAGTGCATAACTAGCGTAGCCTCCCACATTATTGCCGGTTTTAAAGACGCCATTGAGATGGATGACAGTCTGCTGCACGTTAGCCTAAGCATCGGAATCAGTACTCACCCCGAACATGGAAGTAATATTATGGAACTCCTTAAATGTGCAGACATCGCTATGTATAAAGCCAAAGACGCCGGCAAGGGCCAAATTATCGTCTTTGATCAACCGTTGAATGATACCTTTACTGAGCGAATGAACATTGAGAAGCAGTTATATAATGCTTTAGAGAAAAATGAGCTGGAAGTATTCTATCAACCCCAGATTGATCTGACTCAGAATAGGGTGACGGGACTAGAGGCTCTTATGCGCTGGAACAACCCTATACTAGGAATGGTCCCTCCGGATAAGTTTATCAAAATAGCAGAAGACTCCCATCTCATCATTCCTCTTGGAGCGTGGGTGCTCAGAACGGCCTGTGCCTTTTTGAAAAGTCTTCATGAGCAAGGATTATCACATCTTACGATGTCTGTTAATATTTCAATGCTGCAGCTACTGCAAAGCGACTTCAATGAATTAGTTCTAGACACCTTGCAAGCCTCCGGGCTAGACCCTGAATACTTAGAGCTAGAGATCACAGAGAGTGTTCTGGTTGAATCTTATGAATATGTGAGCAGTAAACTAACTGAACTCAGAGCTTACAACATTAAAATTGCACTGGACGACTTTGGTACCGGTTATTCCTCCTTAAGTTATCTTACTCATATGCCGATCTCAACTTTGAAAATAGACAAGTCCTTTATTGATTCCATTCGAACAGGGACACATCAAGCTGTTCTCGTAGAACAAATTATTATGATTGGTAAACGAATGAATATGTGTGTTATTGCAGAAGGTGTGGAGCAGACTGTGCAACTCGATTATCTGCAGGAGCAAGGCTGCGATAAAATTCAAGGTTACTTGTTCAGTAAGCCGCAGTCTGCACAGAGCGTACAAGAGCTGTTAACCGAGTGGGAGAAGGTTTCGAGCTTAAATGAATAA
- a CDS encoding diguanylate cyclase → MTWIDLLLFFVLFVLFIYIFASVRITSLHKAYLIFHFTMMLWPFCQFAIKMTDDPGVQLFYVKLAFIDSVLLAIGWLLFTILLTSTSHHLRKKNALILYTLAALIILGVIVNPNESFVLPMHGGYIERTYGPIFWLLIIYLTSVVAISLHIIYSALVSNTTQRIKKQVAHVLKGVLVLAAFVLLDVFLNVVLFKSQPVIPGMTSLGILISAIFFVIAIHRDKIFDLVTIAHQDIIDTITQGILVLDDNETVVEINRSLSPKINLQIGDHFDVSTLTPMEQTVSAFRLFLHTYLNQPMERTEVEVFYTSLHAYINITAAPIVVGEIMVGRILTFQDRSELHRLIAETNHQNEILQERNLALIEIQNELSQTNQKLKRMAITDSLTGCYNRHYLTQHLEHEIIENMKFKQPFAIILLDIDFFKTVNDNYGHLVGDVVICSTVEVIKQSLRETDILARYGGEEFIVYLPNTNHTQANRWAEHIKFMIEANKVHVDDIAHSVSITVSMGLLSINNFAEQYTESPTNQLSDLFESVDKALYQAKNAGRNQIVEIIR, encoded by the coding sequence ATGACATGGATTGACTTATTATTATTCTTCGTTTTGTTCGTTCTATTCATCTACATATTTGCTTCTGTAAGAATCACTAGCCTACATAAGGCGTACTTGATTTTTCATTTTACTATGATGTTATGGCCCTTCTGTCAATTCGCTATCAAAATGACGGATGATCCCGGGGTTCAATTGTTTTATGTGAAGCTCGCATTTATCGACTCGGTTTTGTTAGCGATTGGATGGCTTCTTTTTACGATATTACTCACTAGCACATCACACCACCTCCGAAAAAAGAATGCACTGATCCTATACACTCTCGCAGCATTGATCATACTAGGGGTGATCGTCAATCCAAATGAAAGCTTTGTCCTCCCTATGCACGGTGGATATATCGAAAGAACTTATGGTCCGATTTTTTGGCTGCTCATCATCTACTTAACCAGCGTCGTTGCTATTTCTCTTCATATTATCTACTCAGCTCTAGTATCAAACACCACGCAGCGGATCAAAAAACAGGTTGCTCATGTGCTCAAAGGGGTGCTGGTGCTGGCTGCATTTGTATTACTCGATGTCTTTCTTAATGTGGTGCTGTTTAAATCTCAGCCGGTGATTCCGGGGATGACCTCTCTGGGGATATTAATCTCTGCAATCTTTTTCGTAATTGCCATCCATCGTGATAAAATATTTGATCTCGTAACCATCGCCCATCAGGATATCATTGACACCATCACACAAGGAATTCTTGTACTGGATGATAACGAGACTGTAGTAGAAATCAATCGATCGCTGAGTCCAAAAATCAATCTACAGATCGGTGACCACTTCGACGTGTCGACTCTCACACCCATGGAACAGACCGTGAGTGCTTTCCGTTTGTTCCTTCATACATACCTTAACCAGCCCATGGAGAGAACCGAAGTTGAAGTATTCTACACCTCGCTCCATGCATACATCAACATTACTGCGGCCCCGATTGTCGTAGGTGAGATCATGGTTGGACGAATTCTCACTTTTCAGGATAGAAGCGAGCTGCATCGCCTCATAGCTGAGACCAATCACCAGAACGAGATCCTGCAAGAGCGGAATTTAGCATTAATTGAAATCCAGAATGAGCTTTCTCAAACCAACCAAAAACTCAAGCGGATGGCCATAACCGACAGCTTAACAGGTTGTTATAATCGTCATTACTTAACGCAGCACTTAGAGCATGAGATCATAGAAAATATGAAATTCAAGCAACCTTTTGCCATCATTCTACTGGATATCGACTTTTTCAAAACGGTGAATGACAATTACGGCCATTTAGTCGGGGATGTCGTGATTTGTAGCACGGTAGAGGTTATTAAGCAATCGCTACGGGAGACGGATATTCTGGCACGCTATGGCGGAGAAGAGTTTATCGTCTATTTACCAAATACGAACCATACACAAGCAAACCGCTGGGCAGAACATATCAAATTCATGATAGAGGCCAATAAAGTACATGTGGATGATATTGCTCATTCTGTATCCATCACTGTAAGCATGGGACTACTGTCCATTAATAATTTTGCAGAGCAGTATACAGAAAGTCCGACAAATCAACTAAGTGATTTATTCGAATCTGTGGACAAAGCCTTATATCAAGCCAAAAATGCAGGACGAAACCAGATTGTTGAGATCATAAGATGA
- a CDS encoding IS30 family transposase has protein sequence MGYTHLSITERSKLEVLYGLGWSSRAIGAELGRHHSVIARERKRGGKGNTYLAETAQIAYSERRQGSKSTGRFTAELAGEINEKLRLTWSPEQIAEQRRASGQPFVCFKTIYRWLYAGRLVAGEVKVLRHKGKRRKPLETRGRFLVGKTISQRPKGVRKRDSFGHWELDTVVSSRGKSRACAATFIERKTRMYLAVKMPDRTAHSMEIAFGVVASQYPQETFRTATADRGKEFACYSALEAFHGLDVYFADPYSSWQRGSNENGNGLLREFFPKGHDFAQVSDEELAHALDLINHRPRKCLGWKSAHESFMSEVSHLA, from the coding sequence ATGGGTTACACTCATCTTAGCATAACGGAGCGAAGCAAACTAGAAGTACTATACGGATTGGGATGGTCTAGTCGAGCGATTGGGGCAGAACTTGGACGTCATCACTCCGTCATTGCCAGAGAACGGAAGCGAGGAGGCAAGGGAAATACCTATCTTGCTGAGACCGCTCAGATCGCGTATAGCGAACGTCGACAAGGGAGTAAGTCGACAGGTCGTTTCACCGCGGAACTGGCCGGAGAGATCAATGAGAAACTCCGACTTACCTGGTCGCCCGAGCAGATTGCTGAACAGCGTAGAGCCAGTGGTCAACCCTTCGTATGCTTCAAGACGATCTACCGTTGGCTATATGCAGGTCGTCTGGTTGCAGGCGAAGTAAAGGTGCTACGGCATAAGGGTAAACGACGTAAACCACTGGAGACACGTGGTCGATTCCTCGTGGGGAAAACCATTAGTCAACGGCCAAAGGGAGTACGAAAGAGAGATTCCTTCGGGCACTGGGAACTAGATACGGTGGTTTCCAGCCGAGGAAAAAGCCGTGCTTGTGCCGCGACCTTTATCGAGCGCAAGACACGGATGTATCTGGCCGTAAAGATGCCCGACCGTACCGCTCATTCGATGGAGATCGCCTTTGGTGTTGTGGCTAGCCAGTATCCGCAAGAAACTTTCCGAACGGCTACTGCGGATCGAGGAAAGGAATTCGCCTGCTATAGCGCTCTGGAAGCCTTTCATGGACTGGATGTCTACTTTGCTGATCCCTACTCGTCCTGGCAACGAGGGTCTAACGAGAATGGCAACGGACTCCTTCGAGAGTTCTTTCCCAAAGGCCATGATTTTGCACAAGTTTCAGATGAGGAGCTTGCCCACGCCCTAGATCTCATCAACCACCGCCCCCGGAAATGTCTGGGGTGGAAGTCTGCTCACGAATCTTTCATGTCCGAAGTGTCGCACTTAGCTTGA
- a CDS encoding zinc ribbon domain-containing protein YjdM — MSNLPNCPKCNSEYTYEDGSLLVCPECAHEWTLESESENSEDQKVIKDANGNVLNDGDSVTVIKDLKVKGSSSVLKIGTKVKNIRLVDGDHDIDCKIDGFGAMKLKSEFVKKI; from the coding sequence ATGTCTAATTTACCAAACTGCCCGAAATGTAATTCTGAGTACACTTATGAAGATGGAAGTTTATTGGTTTGCCCGGAATGTGCACACGAGTGGACATTAGAATCAGAATCTGAGAATAGTGAAGATCAGAAGGTTATCAAAGATGCCAACGGCAATGTATTAAACGACGGCGACTCAGTAACTGTAATCAAAGATCTCAAAGTAAAAGGAAGCTCATCCGTTCTGAAGATAGGTACCAAAGTTAAAAACATCCGTTTAGTGGACGGAGATCATGATATTGACTGCAAAATTGATGGGTTTGGAGCTATGAAATTAAAATCCGAATTTGTTAAAAAGATATAA
- a CDS encoding stalk domain-containing protein, which yields MKIQKKAILLLLLTSILYTAPAHAAATPQNQVTGIYLDDRQLELEVQPLLINGTTLVPMRKLFEEQGAKMSWNNDTKTVKATKGDLVLTYQIGDSTANKNGQSLNLTVPGQIAGGYTMMPLRFVSEALGSSVKWDVNTRTVRIYSAINYDTTILYGVNLRSSPNSSGQSAVQQMLSVGDKVHVVREVDAFWLEVRTQDNKTGYISAKPQYSNYTSESLAEKQGSALLAYGEKYLGTPYEFGAATNQTSTFDCSSFVGHLFENVLSVDLPRASYNQAKEGKQVGISELRKGDLLFFSARGLDIGHVAMYAGNNQILHTYSKELGVHYEAFSDKWKKRFVTARRMF from the coding sequence ATGAAGATTCAAAAGAAAGCGATACTACTTCTACTACTTACATCTATACTCTATACAGCTCCAGCTCATGCGGCGGCGACGCCTCAGAATCAGGTTACGGGCATTTATCTGGATGATCGGCAGCTTGAACTAGAGGTTCAGCCCTTGCTTATAAACGGTACAACGCTTGTTCCCATGCGCAAGCTGTTTGAAGAACAGGGAGCAAAGATGTCATGGAATAACGATACCAAAACAGTTAAAGCCACCAAAGGGGATCTCGTGCTGACCTATCAGATAGGAGATTCGACCGCGAACAAAAATGGACAATCCTTAAACTTAACTGTTCCGGGCCAAATTGCGGGCGGTTATACGATGATGCCGCTGCGTTTTGTCAGCGAGGCTTTGGGAAGCTCCGTGAAGTGGGATGTTAATACTCGGACCGTCCGCATCTACTCAGCGATTAATTACGATACGACGATTCTTTATGGAGTTAACCTGCGAAGTTCGCCAAACTCATCGGGCCAGTCAGCAGTTCAGCAAATGTTGTCTGTAGGAGATAAGGTCCATGTCGTTAGAGAAGTGGATGCTTTCTGGTTAGAAGTGCGAACGCAAGATAACAAGACGGGATACATATCTGCTAAACCCCAATATAGCAATTATACTAGTGAGTCGCTCGCGGAGAAGCAGGGAAGCGCGCTGCTTGCTTACGGAGAGAAGTATCTGGGAACCCCTTATGAATTTGGTGCAGCAACGAACCAGACGTCAACTTTTGACTGTTCTTCTTTCGTAGGGCATTTATTTGAGAATGTGTTGTCGGTGGATCTGCCACGCGCCTCTTATAATCAAGCCAAAGAGGGGAAGCAAGTTGGGATCAGCGAACTGCGTAAAGGGGACTTGTTGTTCTTTAGTGCACGTGGTCTCGACATTGGTCATGTTGCCATGTATGCGGGAAATAATCAGATATTACACACGTATTCAAAAGAGCTTGGCGTGCATTATGAAGCCTTTAGTGATAAGTGGAAGAAGCGTTTTGTGACGGCGCGTAGGATGTTTTAG
- a CDS encoding response regulator transcription factor produces the protein MSKIKIVIADDQLLTREGLRTILDLEDDMEVVGAAKNGEEACEMVETFQPDLVLLDVQMPVMNGISALKRIKQIRPDIFILILTTFIETDYIVEGMAFGASGYMLKDMDADKMITSIRDTISGQFILPAPVAAKLATRMSRLTEEYEHWQRSNLDRMSLTEREEELAQLIIRGMNNREIADTLHIAEGTARNYISNLYSKLEVVDRAQAIVRLQTIM, from the coding sequence ATGAGTAAGATAAAGATTGTAATTGCCGACGATCAATTGTTGACACGTGAAGGACTACGCACCATTCTGGATCTGGAGGATGATATGGAGGTGGTCGGGGCTGCCAAGAACGGGGAGGAGGCGTGCGAGATGGTGGAAACGTTCCAGCCCGATCTGGTACTGCTCGATGTTCAAATGCCGGTTATGAATGGGATTAGTGCACTAAAACGAATCAAGCAGATTCGTCCGGACATATTTATTCTGATTTTGACCACTTTTATAGAGACAGATTATATTGTTGAGGGCATGGCATTCGGAGCAAGCGGGTATATGCTGAAGGATATGGATGCAGACAAAATGATCACCTCGATCCGTGATACGATATCAGGGCAATTTATCCTGCCAGCCCCGGTAGCAGCCAAATTGGCGACGAGGATGAGTAGATTGACGGAGGAGTACGAACATTGGCAAAGATCCAATCTAGATCGTATGAGTCTAACTGAGCGGGAAGAGGAGCTGGCGCAGCTCATTATCCGGGGAATGAACAACCGCGAAATCGCTGATACACTACATATCGCGGAGGGTACGGCCCGCAACTATATTAGCAATCTCTACAGCAAATTAGAGGTGGTTGACCGGGCTCAGGCCATCGTTCGACTTCAAACCATTATGTAA
- a CDS encoding RidA family protein: MTDRTIANRLEELGIVLPRASEPAAKYANCVMVNGLCFVSGKGPAGHPKGKLGQDFTTEEGYHFARQTGIEILAVLESALGSLDKVKRVVKIQGFVNADPLFEEHHKVLNGCSDLMLEVFGDKGSHARSVLGAVSVRDNLPIIIDSIFEVD, translated from the coding sequence GTGACGGATCGAACCATAGCGAACAGACTTGAAGAATTAGGTATTGTCCTACCTAGAGCTAGTGAGCCAGCGGCTAAATACGCTAACTGCGTAATGGTTAATGGATTATGTTTTGTATCAGGAAAAGGACCGGCTGGGCATCCCAAAGGAAAGCTGGGGCAAGACTTTACCACCGAAGAAGGCTACCATTTTGCACGTCAGACTGGAATCGAGATCCTTGCCGTCCTTGAGTCAGCTTTAGGCTCCTTGGATAAAGTGAAGAGAGTGGTCAAAATCCAAGGATTTGTGAATGCAGATCCCTTATTCGAAGAACATCATAAAGTGCTCAATGGCTGTTCGGATTTAATGCTGGAGGTGTTCGGAGATAAGGGTAGTCATGCTCGTTCTGTATTGGGAGCTGTTTCTGTAAGAGATAATCTTCCGATTATCATTGATTCTATTTTTGAAGTGGATTAA
- a CDS encoding LLM class flavin-dependent oxidoreductase gives MEIGISTFVETTPDVQTGELISHAQRLREVVEEIVLADQVGLDIFGVGEHHRKDYAASSPAVLLAAAASQTTRIRLTSAVTVLSSADPVRVFQDFATLDGISNGRAEIMAGRGSFIESFPLFGYDLNDYDELFDEKLDLLLKLTASEKVTWSGNHRPAINNLGIYPRPVQNPLPVWIGSGGNTESVIRAGLLGLPLVLAIIGGSPLQFAPLVKLYKKAAAQAGHDVSKLPVASHSHGFIAEDNQLAADMFFPSTQASMNVIGRERGWGHYSRASYDAARRFEGALYVGDPDTVAEKIIHLRKHVGITRFMLHVPLGTMPHKDVMRAIELLGTEVAPIVRAEIARWEAEVEAK, from the coding sequence GTGGAAATAGGCATCAGTACTTTCGTAGAAACAACACCGGATGTTCAAACCGGTGAGTTAATAAGCCATGCGCAGCGATTGCGCGAGGTAGTAGAGGAGATTGTTCTTGCTGACCAGGTAGGATTAGATATATTTGGTGTGGGTGAGCATCATCGAAAAGATTATGCGGCGTCTTCTCCAGCAGTCTTGCTGGCTGCGGCTGCATCACAGACGACAAGGATTCGGCTGACCAGTGCGGTAACCGTGCTGTCCTCTGCAGATCCAGTACGTGTATTTCAGGATTTTGCAACACTAGATGGAATCTCGAATGGACGCGCAGAAATTATGGCGGGCCGGGGTTCTTTTATCGAATCTTTCCCACTCTTCGGCTATGATCTAAATGACTACGATGAGTTGTTCGATGAGAAGCTGGACTTGTTGTTAAAATTAACGGCATCGGAAAAAGTAACCTGGAGTGGAAATCACCGTCCTGCCATCAATAATCTGGGGATTTATCCGCGCCCTGTTCAGAATCCTTTGCCCGTATGGATTGGCAGTGGAGGCAATACGGAATCTGTGATCCGTGCGGGACTGCTCGGGCTACCACTTGTGCTCGCGATCATTGGGGGCAGTCCGCTGCAGTTTGCGCCGCTCGTGAAGCTCTATAAGAAGGCTGCCGCTCAAGCGGGTCATGATGTATCGAAGCTTCCGGTTGCCTCACACTCGCACGGCTTTATTGCAGAAGATAATCAGCTTGCTGCCGATATGTTCTTTCCTTCTACACAGGCTAGCATGAATGTGATTGGCCGGGAGCGCGGATGGGGTCATTACAGTCGGGCAAGCTATGATGCAGCACGTAGATTTGAAGGCGCCTTGTATGTAGGAGATCCAGATACTGTTGCTGAGAAGATTATTCACCTACGCAAACACGTAGGCATTACACGCTTTATGCTGCATGTACCGCTAGGGACGATGCCTCATAAGGATGTAATGAGAGCCATTGAGCTATTGGGTACAGAAGTAGCGCCAATCGTTCGAGCTGAGATCGCGAGATGGGAAGCAGAGGTCGAAGCGAAATAA